From the genome of Perca fluviatilis chromosome 1, GENO_Pfluv_1.0, whole genome shotgun sequence, one region includes:
- the LOC120573162 gene encoding carbonic anhydrase 4-like encodes MNWIVAAVAVCVFVPSTHCQSSPIAWCYHEPNCNDTTWPTIAAAHCNGSRQSPINIVSASAQIDSSLTAFTFWNYSSKSTMTTIKNTGNTVKVYLGYGVRISGGGLSEDYDSLQFHLHWGNGTSVPGSEHTVDGKRYPMELHIVNSKASYNRNTTQALADSTGFAALGFLIEEMSGNATGQPASWHTLSSYLTNISNSGKNVTVAPGISLDDLLTGVDRTKYYRYLGSLTTPLCNEAVVWTVFKDTIKVSKDVIDLFSQTVRLSNSTSPFMLNVYRDIQSAQHVTTQAASSTSKACYSLALVALSLVLGRS; translated from the exons ATGAACTGGATTGTAGCTGCGGtcgctgtgtgtgtctttgtgcccAGCACCCACTGTCAGTCAAGTCCAATCG CCTGGTGTTATCATGAGCCAAACTGCA ATGACACGACTTGGCCAACCATTGCTGCTGCACATTGCAACGGCAGCCGGCAGTCGCCCATTAACATCGTCTCAGCATCTGCCCAAATTGACTCCAGTCTGACTGCATTCACCTTTTGGAACTACAGCAGCAAATCCACCATGACAACGATCAAAAACACTGGCAACACAG TCAAAGTCTACCTCGGCTACGGTGTGAGGATTTCAGGAGGAGGTCTGTCCGAGGACTACGACAGCCTGCAGTTCCACTTGCACTGGGGCAATGGCACCTCTGTCCCCGGCTCCGAGCACACCGTGGATGGCAAGCGCTATCCCATGGAG TTACACATTGTAAACAGCAAGGCATCCTATAATCGGAACACAACTCAGGCTCTTGCGGACTCTACAGGATTTGCTGCTCTTGGTTTCTTGATTGAG GAAATGTCGGGTAATGCAACTGGCCAACCTGCAAGCTGGCACACCTTGAGCTCCTACCTGACAAACATCTCAAACAGCG GCAAAAATGTTACAGTGGCACCTGGAATTTCACTGGATGATCTCCTGACTGGGGTGGATCGCACCAAGTATTACCGCTACCTTGGCTCCTTGACCACCCCCCTTTGCAACGAGGCTGTGGTTTGGACTGTGTTTAAGGACACAATAAAAGTCAGCAAAGACgtg ATTGACCTCTTCAGCCAAACGGTACGCCTCTCAAACAGCACATCACCTTTTATGCTCAATGTCTACAGAGACATCCAGTCAGCGCAACATGTCACAACACAGGCTGCCAGCTCGACCTCCAAAGCGTGCTACTCTCTGGCTCTGGTGGCTCTGAGCCTGGTTCTTGGGAGGAGTTAG